From the genome of Halomonas sp. LR3S48:
AACTGATCGGCATCGATAATGAAGCCCATCACCGCCTCGATATCGTCATTGCTGACTGAGGAGGCCAGTACAACCTCATAGCGGGCTTCGTCACCCTGCTGTGAAACCACCTCCCCCAGTTGACCCAGCTCCTCGACGAGAAGCTGACGATCCTTTTCCCCCACGTTCAATAGTGTGACGACTCGCTCCCCTTCACCGGCGACGAGAGGCGTGTCGGCTGCCTCCTCGGGCTGACCGGAGGCGGCAGGCTTGATCTGAAACTGATCGCCATCAATGATGAAGCACATCACGGCTTCAATATCGTCGTCGCTATCGCTGGAGACGAGCACAACTTCGTAGCGCTGCTCGTCGCCCTGGTGTGAGACCACCTCTCCCAACTGACCCAGTTCCTCAACGAGCAACTGACGATCCTTCTCACCCACGTTCAGCAGCGTCACGATACGCTGCTCGCCACCGGCAGGGTTAACCGCTTCAGGCAGGTTGTCAGGGACTGCCTCGGCAACAGGCTCGGCCTTCGGTGGCGGTGTCGCCGCGGCACCGCCATCCAGATCCTGGCCGATCTCCTCCAGCGCCAGCCGCTGCAACGTCTCGCAGATGCGCTCGAAGGCCTCCTGATCGGGCTCGTCGCTGTTGCGATAGGCGTTTAGCTGATCACTGAGCATATCCTTGGTTTCCAGAAAGATATCGACGATATCCCGACGCAGCTTGAGCTCGCCCTTGCGGGTATGGTCGAGAAGGTTCTCGAACAGGTGCGTGGTTCGCTGGAGCACGTCGAAACCGAACGTGCCGGCACCGCCCTTGATCGAATGGGCCGCACGAAAGATGGCGTTGAGCTGCTCGGTATCCGGCTCGTCGACATCGAGCTCCAGGAGGTAGCGCTCCATGTCGGCCAGCAGCTCTTCGGCTTCTTCGAAGAAAGTGTCATAGAAATCTGTGATATCCATGCGCTTCACCACCTGGTGTCAAATTGATTTTGTCTGCGCCTGTCTGTCTCTTCCCTACTCGGGAATGAGAGTCCGACGCAGGCCTTCAGTAAACTGTTGCACGGGCGCCAGATCGACTTCGCTATCTGAGCGCGTACTCATCGGGCTCGGCACGCCCGGGCCGTTCAGGATGTTCGGTCGACGGATGTATTCCGCCACCTCCGGCAGCAGCACCAGCAGCTCGATCCGACGGTTGTCTGCATCGAACGGATCGGTATCGGGCAGCAGCACGCGATCGGCGAAGCCGGATACCCGCAGCAGCTTGTCCGAATCGAACCCACCTGCAACCAGCTCGCGGCGGGAGGCATTGGCCCGGTCGTTGGATAGCTCCCAGTTGCTGTAGCCCCGATATCCACCCGCATAGGGACGACTGTCGGTGTGACCGCCGATGCTCAGGTCGTTGGGCAGGTCGTTGAGCAGTGGCGCGATAGTCCGTAACAGATTGCGCATGTAGGGCTCGACGCGGTCACTGCCGATGGCGAACATGGGCCGCTGCTCGGTATCGAGCAGTTGGATACGCAGCCCCTCGGGCGTGAGATCGAAGCGCATCTGCTGGCGCAGTTCACGCAACTCGGGGTCGGCTTCGATCACTGTCTCGATACGCCGCTGCAGATCCATGAAGAAGCGACGCTGTTGCTCGCTCGGGCGCGAGAACTCCCGTGTGTCGATTCTGGCCCGCTCTCCTTCGCTGTGAGCCGGGTCGGGGCCGCCACCGGGAATGACCTTGGTGCTGCCGGCACGATCTCCCCCTGTGACGGCACTGGCCAGTGGCGCGCTGAAGTATTCCGCTACGCCCTCGCGCTGCTCCTCGCTCGACACCGAGAGAATCCACATCACCAGGAACAGCGCCATCAGGGCCGTCATGAAGTCGGCCAGGGCGATCTTCCAGCTTCCACCATGGTGAGCGTGGACTACCTTCTTGCGCCGAATGATGATCGGGCGCTTGTCGCCGCCTGCGCTCATTCTGCTGCCGCACCCGACTTGGCGTTACGCACGTAGGTCTCGAGTTCGGTAAACCCGGGGCGTTCGGCGGTATGCAGGGCCTTGCGGCCGAACTCGACCGCCAACTGCGGCGCATAGCCATGCAGGCTCGCCAATAAGGTGATGCGGATGCACTGGAACATTTTTTCCGCTTCCTTGATCTGGCGCTCGATGCTGCTGGCCACCGGGTTGATGAAGCCGTAACCCATCAGGATGCCGAGGAAAGTACCGACCAGGGCGTGAGCAATCATCTGCCCCATCTGCTCGGGGCCGGCATCGGCATAGGTCAACGCTTTCACCACTCCCATGACGGCCGCGACGATACCGAAGGCAGGCATGGCATCGCCCACCTTGGCAATGGCATCCGCCGGGATGTGCGCCTCCTGTTCGAAGGTTTCGATCTCGTGGAGCATCAACTCGTCGATCTCCATGGGATCCATGCCGCCGGCCA
Proteins encoded in this window:
- the motA gene encoding flagellar motor stator protein MotA, whose protein sequence is MLILLGYLVVMLCVFGGFVLAGGFLGPLYQPTELLMIGGAGVGAFIAANNGKAIKATFKIIPKLRRTKKYNKELYMELLAVQFKLLSKVRREGMLGIERDIDSPQESALFQEHPKVLADPMIMNFLTDYLRLMVAGGMDPMEIDELMLHEIETFEQEAHIPADAIAKVGDAMPAFGIVAAVMGVVKALTYADAGPEQMGQMIAHALVGTFLGILMGYGFINPVASSIERQIKEAEKMFQCIRITLLASLHGYAPQLAVEFGRKALHTAERPGFTELETYVRNAKSGAAAE
- the motB gene encoding flagellar motor protein MotB — protein: MSAGGDKRPIIIRRKKVVHAHHGGSWKIALADFMTALMALFLVMWILSVSSEEQREGVAEYFSAPLASAVTGGDRAGSTKVIPGGGPDPAHSEGERARIDTREFSRPSEQQRRFFMDLQRRIETVIEADPELRELRQQMRFDLTPEGLRIQLLDTEQRPMFAIGSDRVEPYMRNLLRTIAPLLNDLPNDLSIGGHTDSRPYAGGYRGYSNWELSNDRANASRRELVAGGFDSDKLLRVSGFADRVLLPDTDPFDADNRRIELLVLLPEVAEYIRRPNILNGPGVPSPMSTRSDSEVDLAPVQQFTEGLRRTLIPE